A window of the Brassica oleracea var. oleracea cultivar TO1000 chromosome C1, BOL, whole genome shotgun sequence genome harbors these coding sequences:
- the LOC106327578 gene encoding B3 domain-containing protein At3g11580 isoform X2, producing the protein MSGNHYSRDIHHNTPSLHHHQNDAVVDREYLFEKSLTPSDVGKLNRLVIPKQHAEKHFPLNNAADDVAAAETTEKGMLLTFEDESGKCWKFRYSYWNSSQSYVLTKGWSRYVKDKQLHAGDVVFFQRHRFDLHRVFIGWRKRGEVSSPSAISVVSQDARVNTTAYWSNGLTTPYRQVHASTSSYPNIHQEYSHYGAVAETPTVVTGSSRTVRLFGVNLECHGDVVEPPPCPDGYNGQHFYYYSTPHPMNISFAGEAMEQVGDRRG; encoded by the exons ATGTCAGGCAACCATTACTCGAGGGACATCCACCACAACACTCCCTCGTTGCACCATCACCAAAACGACGCCGTTGTTGATAGAGAGTATTTGTTCGAGAAATCACTAACACCAAGCGACGTCGGAAAGCTAAATCGTTTAGTCATACCGAAACAACACGCCGAGAAACACTTCCCTCTCAATAATGCCGCCGATGACGTGGCGGCGGCCGAGACGACGGAGAAAGGGATGCTTCTGACCTTCGAGGACGAGTCAGGCAAGTGTTGGAAATTCAGATACTCGTATTGGAACAGTAGCCAAAGCTACGTGTTGACCAAAGGATGGAGCAGGTACGTGAAAGACAAGCAGCTCCACGCAGGGGACGTTGTTTTCTTTCAGCGCCACCGTTTTGATCTACATAGAGTCTTCATTGGTTGGCGAAAACGCGGCGAGGTTTCTTCCCCTTCCGCCATCTCCGTCGTCTCTCAAGATGCTCGAGTTAACACGACGGCGTACTGGAGCAACGGCTTGACTACACCATACCGTCAAGTACACGCGTCAACTAGTTCTTACCCTAACATTCACCAAGAGTATTCACACTATG GCGCCGTCGCTGAGACACCGACGGTGGTTACAGGGAGCTCGAGGACGGTGAGGCTATTTGGAGTTAACCTGGAATGTCACGGCGACGTTGTCGAGCCACCACCGTGTCCCGACGGCTACAATGGCCAACACTTTTACTATTACTCAACTCCTCATCCAATG AATATCTCATTTGCTGGGGAAGCAATGGAACAGGTAGGAGATAGACGAGGTTGA
- the LOC106327578 gene encoding B3 domain-containing protein At3g11580 isoform X1: MSGNHYSRDIHHNTPSLHHHQNDAVVDREYLFEKSLTPSDVGKLNRLVIPKQHAEKHFPLNNAADDVAAAETTEKGMLLTFEDESGKCWKFRYSYWNSSQSYVLTKGWSRYVKDKQLHAGDVVFFQRHRFDLHRVFIGWRKRGEVSSPSAISVVSQDARVNTTAYWSNGLTTPYRQVHASTSSYPNIHQEYSHYDARVSRRWKIVGAVAETPTVVTGSSRTVRLFGVNLECHGDVVEPPPCPDGYNGQHFYYYSTPHPMNISFAGEAMEQVGDRRG, encoded by the exons ATGTCAGGCAACCATTACTCGAGGGACATCCACCACAACACTCCCTCGTTGCACCATCACCAAAACGACGCCGTTGTTGATAGAGAGTATTTGTTCGAGAAATCACTAACACCAAGCGACGTCGGAAAGCTAAATCGTTTAGTCATACCGAAACAACACGCCGAGAAACACTTCCCTCTCAATAATGCCGCCGATGACGTGGCGGCGGCCGAGACGACGGAGAAAGGGATGCTTCTGACCTTCGAGGACGAGTCAGGCAAGTGTTGGAAATTCAGATACTCGTATTGGAACAGTAGCCAAAGCTACGTGTTGACCAAAGGATGGAGCAGGTACGTGAAAGACAAGCAGCTCCACGCAGGGGACGTTGTTTTCTTTCAGCGCCACCGTTTTGATCTACATAGAGTCTTCATTGGTTGGCGAAAACGCGGCGAGGTTTCTTCCCCTTCCGCCATCTCCGTCGTCTCTCAAGATGCTCGAGTTAACACGACGGCGTACTGGAGCAACGGCTTGACTACACCATACCGTCAAGTACACGCGTCAACTAGTTCTTACCCTAACATTCACCAAGAGTATTCACACTATG ACGCGCGCGTGTCGCGACGGTGGAAAATTGTAGGCGCCGTCGCTGAGACACCGACGGTGGTTACAGGGAGCTCGAGGACGGTGAGGCTATTTGGAGTTAACCTGGAATGTCACGGCGACGTTGTCGAGCCACCACCGTGTCCCGACGGCTACAATGGCCAACACTTTTACTATTACTCAACTCCTCATCCAATG AATATCTCATTTGCTGGGGAAGCAATGGAACAGGTAGGAGATAGACGAGGTTGA